A single region of the Mycobacterium avium subsp. avium genome encodes:
- a CDS encoding crotonase/enoyl-CoA hydratase family protein, whose product MSGPVHYSTKGPVAVIRMDDGKVNALGPTMQQALGEAIDRAEADNAGALVITGNERVFSGGFDLKILTSGEVQPAVNMLRGGFELAYRLLSYPKPVVMACTGHAIAMGAFLLSSGDHRVAAHAYNIQANEVAIGMVIPYAAMEIMKLRLTPSAYQQASGLAKTFFGETALAAGFVDEIVLPEVVVDRAEEAAAEFAELNQRAHAATKLRARADALAAIRAGIDGIEAEFGL is encoded by the coding sequence ATGAGCGGCCCGGTCCACTACAGCACCAAGGGCCCCGTCGCCGTCATCAGGATGGACGACGGCAAGGTCAACGCGTTGGGCCCGACCATGCAGCAGGCCCTGGGCGAGGCCATCGACCGGGCCGAGGCGGACAACGCCGGGGCGCTGGTGATCACCGGCAACGAGCGGGTGTTCAGCGGCGGCTTCGACCTGAAGATCCTCACGTCCGGCGAGGTGCAGCCCGCGGTCAACATGCTGCGCGGCGGGTTCGAGCTGGCCTATCGCCTGCTGTCGTATCCCAAGCCGGTGGTGATGGCCTGCACCGGGCACGCCATCGCGATGGGCGCGTTCCTGTTGTCGTCGGGCGATCACCGGGTGGCCGCGCACGCCTACAACATCCAGGCCAACGAGGTCGCGATCGGCATGGTCATCCCGTATGCCGCGATGGAGATCATGAAGCTGCGGCTCACGCCGTCGGCCTACCAGCAGGCCAGCGGGCTGGCCAAGACGTTCTTCGGTGAAACCGCTTTGGCCGCAGGCTTTGTCGACGAGATCGTGCTGCCCGAGGTGGTGGTCGACCGCGCCGAGGAGGCCGCCGCCGAATTCGCCGAGCTGAACCAGCGCGCCCACGCCGCCACCAAGTTGCGGGCCCGCGCCGACGCGCTGGCGGCCATCCGCGCCGGGATCGACGGCATCGAAGCCGAATTCGGCCTGTAG
- a CDS encoding molybdopterin oxidoreductase family protein: MATDRIANPWGTRTPYAPGTRWPERIDTYLADGVTAESVDRWVQSAAVLHSNGDGLDIAVKDGRIVGVRGRAVDRVNHGRLDPKDLFGWQANASADRLTTPLLRVRGALRPCDWDTAMERIVARSRELLDRHGPSSIGFYTSGQLFAEEYYTQAAIAHGAIGTNHVDGNTRLCTATAAEALKESFGCDGQPGSYTDVDHADVIALFGHNVAETQTVLWARMLDRLAGSDPPAIVCVDPRLTPVARHATVHLAPLPGTNVALMNGLLHEIIGNGWIDRDYIDAHSVGFDELQCRVSEFTPEWVAEICGVAATDLRRAARLIGTAQRLLSTVLQGFYQSHQATAAAVPVNNIHLVRGMLGRPGCGVLQMNGQPTAESTRECGADGDLAGFRNWSNDSHVAELADLWNLEPLQIPHYGPPTHAMQMFRFAEEGTLRMLWVTATNPAVSLPELPRIRDILSQQRLFLVVQDIFLTETAALADVVLPAAAWAEKTGTFTNADRTVHLSEKAVEPPGSARSDLEIFLDYARRMDFRDKDGRPFPPWTDPESAFEAWKKCSAGRPCDYTGLSYAKLRGGSGIQWPCNTDHPDGIEGLYEDGRFPAAPDYCEAYGKDLITGAPLQPDEYRSLNPSGKAIIKAAQYLPPHERPGPDYPFALITGRTIYHFHTRTKTARAQQLQDAAPEVWVEVSERDARRLGIEAGDLVHVSTPRGRITCAARVGGIRDGVLFVPFHYGYWDRDGGDHQRAGNELTVTDWDPASKQPSFKTAAARLDMAPTHTAAPVSEAVAAGSPS, from the coding sequence GTGGCAACAGATCGCATCGCGAACCCGTGGGGGACGCGCACACCCTATGCGCCCGGCACCCGATGGCCGGAACGCATCGACACCTATCTGGCCGACGGGGTCACCGCCGAGTCGGTGGACCGCTGGGTGCAATCGGCGGCGGTATTGCATTCCAACGGCGACGGTTTGGACATCGCCGTCAAGGACGGGCGGATCGTGGGGGTGCGCGGGCGCGCCGTCGACCGGGTCAACCACGGCCGGCTCGATCCCAAGGATCTGTTCGGCTGGCAGGCCAACGCCTCCGCCGACCGGCTCACCACGCCGCTGCTCCGGGTGCGCGGCGCGTTGCGGCCGTGCGACTGGGACACCGCGATGGAGCGGATCGTCGCGCGCAGCCGCGAACTGCTGGACCGCCACGGCCCCAGCTCGATCGGCTTCTACACCTCCGGGCAGTTGTTCGCCGAGGAGTACTACACCCAGGCGGCCATCGCGCACGGGGCGATCGGCACCAACCACGTCGACGGCAACACCCGGCTGTGCACCGCGACGGCCGCCGAGGCGTTGAAGGAATCGTTCGGCTGCGACGGCCAGCCCGGGTCCTACACCGACGTGGACCACGCCGACGTCATCGCGCTGTTCGGGCACAACGTCGCCGAGACGCAGACCGTGCTGTGGGCGCGGATGCTGGACCGGCTGGCCGGCAGCGACCCGCCGGCCATCGTCTGCGTCGACCCCCGGCTGACGCCGGTCGCCCGGCACGCCACCGTGCACCTGGCGCCGCTGCCGGGCACCAACGTGGCGCTGATGAACGGCCTGCTGCACGAGATCATCGGCAACGGCTGGATCGATCGGGACTACATCGACGCGCACAGCGTGGGTTTCGACGAATTACAATGCAGGGTAAGCGAATTCACGCCCGAGTGGGTGGCCGAGATCTGCGGTGTGGCCGCCACGGACCTCCGGCGGGCCGCCCGGCTGATCGGCACCGCGCAGCGGCTACTGTCCACCGTGCTGCAGGGTTTCTACCAGTCGCACCAGGCCACCGCGGCGGCCGTGCCGGTCAACAACATTCACCTGGTGCGCGGCATGCTGGGCAGGCCCGGCTGCGGGGTGCTGCAGATGAACGGACAGCCGACCGCGGAGAGTACCCGCGAGTGCGGCGCCGACGGCGACCTGGCCGGTTTCCGTAACTGGTCCAACGACTCCCACGTCGCCGAGTTGGCGGACCTGTGGAATCTCGAGCCGCTGCAGATCCCGCACTACGGTCCGCCCACGCACGCCATGCAGATGTTCCGCTTCGCCGAGGAGGGGACGCTGCGCATGCTGTGGGTGACCGCCACCAACCCCGCGGTGTCGCTGCCGGAGTTGCCGCGCATCCGCGACATCCTGTCGCAGCAGCGGCTGTTCCTCGTCGTCCAGGACATCTTCTTGACCGAGACCGCCGCGCTGGCCGACGTGGTGTTGCCGGCCGCGGCGTGGGCGGAGAAGACGGGCACCTTCACCAACGCCGACCGCACGGTGCACCTGTCCGAAAAGGCCGTGGAGCCACCGGGTTCCGCGCGTTCGGACTTGGAGATCTTCCTGGACTACGCGCGCCGGATGGATTTCCGCGACAAGGACGGCCGGCCGTTTCCGCCGTGGACCGATCCGGAGTCGGCGTTCGAGGCGTGGAAGAAATGCAGCGCGGGCCGACCGTGCGACTACACCGGCTTGAGCTACGCGAAGCTGCGTGGCGGTAGCGGCATCCAATGGCCGTGCAACACAGATCATCCCGACGGTATCGAGGGGCTGTATGAGGATGGGAGATTTCCGGCCGCGCCCGACTACTGCGAGGCGTACGGCAAGGACCTGATCACGGGCGCCCCGCTGCAGCCCGACGAGTACCGCTCGCTGAACCCGTCCGGCAAGGCCATCATCAAGGCGGCGCAATACCTGCCCCCGCACGAGCGGCCCGGCCCGGATTACCCGTTCGCGCTGATCACCGGCCGCACTATCTACCACTTTCACACCCGCACGAAAACGGCTCGGGCCCAACAGCTTCAGGATGCCGCGCCCGAGGTGTGGGTGGAGGTCTCCGAACGCGACGCGCGCCGCCTGGGCATCGAGGCCGGCGATCTGGTGCACGTGAGCACTCCGCGCGGCCGAATCACCTGCGCCGCGCGCGTCGGCGGCATCCGCGACGGGGTGCTGTTCGTGCCCTTCCACTACGGCTACTGGGACCGGGATGGCGGGGATCATCAACGGGCCGGCAACGAACTCACGGTGACCGACTGGGACCCGGCGTCCAAGCAGCCGAGCTTCAAAACGGCCGCAGCCCGGCTCGACATGGCCCCGACCCACACGGCGGCGCCGGTGAGCGAGGCCGTCGCGGCCGGGAGCCCGTCATGA
- a CDS encoding cyclopropane mycolic acid synthase family methyltransferase yields the protein MAENLTPHFEEVQAHYDLSDDFFRLFLDPTMTYSCAYWDRNRDISLEEAQLRKIDLSLGKLGLRPGMTLLDVGCGWGATMRRAVENYDVNVIGLTLSRHQAAHVQQLLDAMDTPRSRRVLLHGWEEFDEPVDRIVSIGAFEHFGYDRYDDFFATAYRVLPDDGVMLLHTITMLTPEQIVERGLPLTEEQTSFNEFIATEIFPGGQLPAIEVVEFHSSKMGFTLKRRQSLQLHYARTLDHWADALRAHHSEAVAIQSEEVYQRYMRYLTGCADAFRAGYIDVNQFTLAK from the coding sequence GTGGCAGAGAATCTGACACCGCACTTCGAAGAGGTACAGGCCCACTACGACTTGTCCGACGACTTCTTCCGGCTGTTCCTCGACCCCACCATGACCTACAGCTGCGCCTATTGGGATCGCAACCGCGACATCTCGCTGGAGGAGGCGCAGCTACGCAAGATCGACCTGTCACTGGGCAAGCTGGGGCTGCGGCCCGGGATGACGCTGCTCGACGTGGGCTGCGGCTGGGGCGCCACCATGCGCCGCGCCGTCGAGAACTACGACGTCAACGTCATCGGCCTGACCCTGTCCCGGCACCAGGCCGCCCACGTGCAGCAGCTGCTCGACGCGATGGACACCCCGCGCAGCAGGCGGGTGCTGCTGCACGGCTGGGAGGAGTTCGACGAGCCGGTCGACCGAATCGTCTCCATCGGCGCGTTCGAGCATTTCGGCTACGACCGCTACGACGACTTCTTCGCGACCGCCTACCGGGTACTGCCCGACGACGGGGTGATGCTGCTGCACACCATCACCATGCTGACCCCGGAGCAGATCGTGGAGCGCGGCCTGCCGCTCACCGAGGAGCAGACCAGCTTCAACGAATTCATCGCCACCGAGATCTTCCCCGGCGGGCAGCTGCCGGCCATCGAGGTCGTGGAGTTCCACTCCTCGAAGATGGGGTTCACCCTCAAACGCCGGCAGTCCCTGCAGCTGCACTACGCCCGCACGCTCGACCACTGGGCCGATGCGTTGCGCGCGCACCACAGCGAGGCCGTCGCGATCCAGTCCGAAGAGGTCTACCAGCGCTACATGAGGTATCTGACCGGCTGCGCCGACGCGTTCCGGGCCGGCTACATCGACGTCAACCAGTTCACGCTGGCCAAGTAA
- a CDS encoding class I SAM-dependent methyltransferase: MHDHRGEYGVDGSFHTVSARAQAIGIGAQAAGLAVWAGISWARGKRRRAALAALSSAGIAANTALYIYATRAGKFVVWDRILSDLRLAGDETLLDLGCGRGAVLLAAAKRLPRGRAIGVDLWQADQTDNSEQATLANAAAEGVADRVELHTADMTALPLADESVDVVVSNLAIHNIPTRAGRRQALHEAVRVLRPGGRLAIADLWETRQHAARLRELGWRNVRRRNLGWRMWYGGPWFSTRIVTATKPE; encoded by the coding sequence GTGCATGACCACCGGGGCGAATACGGAGTCGACGGGTCCTTTCACACGGTCTCGGCACGCGCGCAGGCGATAGGCATCGGCGCCCAGGCCGCCGGCCTGGCGGTGTGGGCCGGGATCAGCTGGGCGCGCGGCAAGCGGCGCAGGGCCGCGCTGGCCGCGCTGTCGAGCGCCGGCATCGCGGCCAACACCGCGTTGTACATCTACGCGACGCGGGCCGGGAAATTCGTTGTGTGGGACCGGATTCTGAGCGATCTGCGGCTCGCCGGCGACGAAACCCTGCTCGATCTGGGCTGCGGTCGGGGTGCGGTGTTGCTGGCCGCGGCCAAGCGGTTGCCGCGGGGCCGGGCGATCGGCGTCGACCTGTGGCAGGCGGACCAGACGGACAACTCCGAGCAGGCCACGCTGGCCAACGCGGCGGCCGAGGGCGTCGCCGACCGCGTCGAGCTGCACACCGCCGACATGACCGCGCTGCCCCTGGCCGACGAGAGCGTCGACGTGGTGGTGAGCAACCTCGCGATCCACAACATTCCGACGCGCGCCGGCCGGCGCCAGGCGCTCCACGAAGCGGTGCGGGTGCTGCGGCCGGGTGGCCGGCTGGCCATCGCGGATCTGTGGGAGACGCGTCAGCACGCGGCCCGGCTGCGTGAGCTGGGCTGGCGCAACGTGCGGCGGCGCAACCTCGGCTGGCGGATGTGGTACGGCGGCCCCTGGTTTTCGACGCGGATCGTCACCGCCACGAAACCCGAATAG
- the cynS gene encoding cyanase has protein sequence MLGRMTRNQLTEQIVVARLAKGLTWQELADAIGRPLLWTTSALLGQHPIPAELGRILVDKLGLDESAVPVLAAPPMRGGLPTAVPTDPTIYRFYEALQVYGGALKEVIAEQFGDGIMSAINFSVDLQKKPHPSGDRVVVTFDGKFLPYQWVSSEQ, from the coding sequence ATGCTGGGACGCATGACGAGAAACCAACTCACCGAACAGATCGTCGTCGCCCGGCTGGCCAAGGGGCTGACCTGGCAGGAGCTGGCCGACGCCATCGGCCGCCCGCTGCTGTGGACCACCTCGGCGCTGCTCGGACAGCACCCGATACCGGCCGAGCTGGGCCGGATCCTCGTCGACAAGCTGGGCCTCGACGAGTCGGCGGTGCCGGTGCTGGCGGCGCCGCCGATGCGCGGCGGCCTGCCCACCGCCGTGCCGACCGACCCCACCATCTACCGCTTCTACGAAGCCCTGCAGGTCTACGGCGGCGCCCTCAAAGAGGTGATCGCCGAGCAGTTCGGCGACGGCATCATGAGCGCGATCAACTTCAGTGTCGATCTGCAGAAGAAACCACACCCGTCCGGAGACCGGGTGGTGGTCACCTTCGACGGGAAATTCCTTCCCTACCAATGGGTTTCATCGGAGCAGTAG
- the recC gene encoding exodeoxyribonuclease V subunit gamma encodes MPLHLHRAERTDLLADGLGALLANPPADPFALELVVVPARGVERWLSQRLSHVLGRARDGDGVCAGVQFRSPGSLIAEITGTAEDDPWSPDALAWPLLEAIDCSLDEPWCRTLATHLGHFHSGAEAELRRTRRYEAARRLAGLFAGYARQRPRLLVDWLDGDPGDLDEDLRWQPPLWRALVARVAADPPHVRHAETIARLRRAPSDLPQRLSLFGHTRLACTDVELLDALATHHDLHLWLPHPSDRLWRALAGTNGVIPRRDDTSHRAVAHPLLATLGRDLRELQRGLPADPRTDEYLAGDARPDTLLGWLQSDIAANAIRPVGRSLAAGDRSVQIHNCHGPARQVDVLREVLLGLLADDPTLQPRDILVMCPDIESYAPLIMADFGLGDVVHGAHPAHQLRVRLADRSLIQTNPLLGVAAQLLALAGGRVRASEVLNLAQTPAVRARFGFTDDDLEAITGWVRQANIRWGLDRQHRRPYHVDFVHNTWRFGIDRILAGVAMSDDSNAWIDATLPLDDVSSNRVQLAGQLAEFVARLQHVLDSLTGARPLTEWLTAVADGIALLTRVRDADEWQSGQLQREFAAVSAQAGSRADTVLRLPDVRALLTRHLSGRPTRANFRTGTLTVCTMVPMRSVPHRVVCLVGLDDGLFPRLGVVDGDDALSRCPMTGERDIRSEDRQLLLDAIGAATEKLVITYTGANEYSGQPRPPAVPLAELLDTLDITTAEPVRDRIVVRHPLQPFDIRNVIPDELVPGVPFSFDPTVLRAARAATGEHCEPPKFISAPLPPPPPADVILADLVGFFKDPVQGFFRALQFTLPHDVDGVQDAMPVDIDALQEWTVGDRMLRDMLRGMTPEDARQAEWRRGTLPPGQLGWRRVTEIRDQAARLAREAHQHRAEQPGGAHDVDIDLGRGRRLTGTVTPVYGNRLVAVTYSRLDGRHLLESWIPLLALAAHDRGRDWSAVCIGRMRRGTGIRVQRLGSPDDDPVELLHELVSIYDAGRREPIPLPLKTSYAWAAARYGGDDPVAEARYRWKSSDRYPGEDQAPAHVRAWGRGAPLDDLMQPVRPGEECDGEDNRLGTYAARLWLPMLRAERTTA; translated from the coding sequence ATGCCGCTTCACCTGCACCGTGCCGAGCGCACCGATCTGCTGGCCGACGGTCTCGGCGCGCTGTTGGCCAATCCACCGGCCGACCCGTTCGCCCTCGAGCTCGTCGTGGTGCCCGCGCGTGGGGTGGAGCGCTGGCTGAGTCAACGGCTGTCGCATGTGCTGGGCCGCGCCCGCGACGGGGACGGGGTCTGCGCCGGCGTGCAATTCCGCAGTCCCGGCTCGCTGATCGCCGAGATCACCGGCACGGCCGAGGACGATCCCTGGTCGCCGGACGCTCTGGCCTGGCCGCTGCTGGAGGCGATCGACTGTTCGCTGGACGAGCCGTGGTGCCGCACGCTGGCGACGCACCTGGGCCACTTCCACAGCGGCGCCGAGGCCGAGCTGCGCCGCACCCGCCGCTACGAGGCGGCGCGCCGGCTGGCCGGGCTGTTCGCCGGCTACGCCCGGCAACGGCCGCGGCTGCTGGTCGACTGGCTCGACGGCGACCCGGGCGATCTGGACGAGGACCTGCGCTGGCAACCGCCGCTGTGGCGGGCGCTGGTGGCCCGGGTGGCCGCCGATCCACCGCACGTTCGGCACGCCGAAACCATCGCCCGGCTGCGGCGGGCGCCCAGCGACCTGCCGCAGCGGCTGTCGCTGTTCGGGCACACCCGGTTGGCGTGCACCGACGTGGAGCTCCTGGACGCGCTGGCCACCCACCACGACCTGCACCTGTGGCTGCCGCACCCGAGCGACCGGTTGTGGCGCGCGCTGGCCGGCACGAACGGCGTGATCCCCCGGCGCGACGACACCAGCCACCGCGCCGTCGCCCACCCGCTGCTGGCCACGCTGGGACGGGATCTGCGCGAACTGCAGCGCGGCCTGCCGGCGGATCCGCGGACCGACGAGTACCTCGCCGGCGACGCCCGCCCCGACACGCTGCTGGGCTGGCTGCAGTCCGACATCGCCGCCAATGCCATTCGCCCGGTTGGCCGCTCGCTGGCCGCCGGGGACCGCTCGGTGCAGATCCACAACTGCCACGGGCCGGCCCGCCAGGTCGACGTGCTGCGCGAGGTGCTGCTGGGCCTGCTCGCCGACGACCCGACGCTGCAGCCGCGCGACATCCTGGTGATGTGCCCCGACATCGAAAGCTACGCGCCGCTGATCATGGCCGACTTCGGCCTCGGCGACGTGGTGCACGGCGCGCACCCCGCCCACCAGCTGCGGGTGCGGCTGGCGGACCGTTCCCTGATCCAGACCAACCCGCTGCTTGGGGTGGCCGCGCAGCTGCTGGCCCTGGCCGGCGGCCGGGTGCGGGCCAGCGAGGTGCTCAACCTGGCCCAGACGCCGGCGGTGCGCGCCCGGTTCGGCTTCACCGACGACGATCTGGAGGCCATCACCGGATGGGTCCGCCAGGCCAACATCCGCTGGGGGCTGGACCGGCAGCATCGGCGGCCCTACCACGTCGATTTCGTGCACAACACCTGGCGTTTCGGCATCGACCGGATACTGGCCGGCGTCGCGATGTCCGACGACTCGAACGCATGGATCGACGCGACGCTGCCGCTCGACGACGTCAGCAGCAATCGTGTCCAATTGGCCGGCCAGCTCGCGGAATTCGTCGCCCGGCTGCAGCACGTCCTGGACTCGCTCACCGGTGCCCGGCCGCTGACCGAATGGCTCACCGCCGTCGCCGACGGCATCGCCCTGCTGACCCGGGTGCGCGATGCCGACGAATGGCAGAGCGGTCAGCTGCAGCGCGAGTTCGCCGCGGTGTCCGCGCAGGCCGGATCCCGCGCCGACACCGTGCTGCGGCTGCCCGACGTCCGCGCGCTGCTGACCCGGCACCTGTCCGGACGCCCGACCCGCGCGAATTTCCGCACCGGCACGCTGACGGTGTGCACCATGGTGCCGATGCGTTCGGTACCGCACCGGGTGGTGTGCCTGGTCGGTCTGGACGACGGGCTGTTCCCGCGGCTCGGTGTCGTCGACGGTGACGACGCACTGTCGCGCTGCCCGATGACCGGGGAGCGCGACATCCGTTCCGAGGACCGGCAATTGCTGCTCGACGCGATCGGCGCGGCCACCGAGAAGCTGGTGATCACCTACACCGGCGCCAACGAGTATTCGGGTCAGCCGCGCCCGCCGGCGGTGCCGCTGGCCGAACTGCTGGACACCCTCGACATAACCACCGCCGAGCCGGTGCGCGACCGCATCGTCGTGCGACATCCGTTGCAGCCGTTCGACATTCGCAACGTCATCCCCGACGAGCTGGTGCCCGGGGTGCCGTTCAGTTTCGACCCCACCGTGCTGCGCGCGGCGCGCGCGGCCACCGGCGAACACTGCGAGCCACCGAAGTTCATCTCCGCGCCGCTGCCGCCCCCGCCGCCCGCTGACGTAATCCTGGCCGATTTGGTCGGCTTCTTCAAAGACCCGGTGCAGGGGTTCTTCCGGGCCCTGCAGTTCACGCTGCCCCACGACGTCGACGGAGTGCAGGACGCGATGCCGGTGGACATCGACGCCCTGCAGGAGTGGACGGTCGGCGATCGGATGCTGCGCGACATGCTGCGCGGGATGACCCCGGAGGACGCGCGGCAGGCCGAGTGGCGCCGCGGCACCCTGCCGCCGGGACAGCTGGGCTGGCGCAGGGTGACCGAGATCCGCGACCAGGCAGCCCGATTGGCGCGGGAGGCGCACCAGCACCGGGCCGAGCAGCCGGGCGGCGCCCACGACGTCGACATCGATCTGGGCCGCGGGCGCCGGCTCACCGGCACGGTGACCCCGGTCTACGGCAACCGCCTGGTCGCGGTGACCTATTCGCGGCTGGACGGCAGGCATCTGCTCGAGTCGTGGATTCCGTTGCTGGCGTTGGCCGCTCACGATCGCGGCCGCGACTGGTCGGCGGTGTGCATCGGGCGGATGCGCCGGGGCACCGGCATCCGGGTGCAGCGGCTCGGGTCGCCGGACGACGATCCCGTCGAGCTGCTGCACGAGCTGGTGAGCATTTACGACGCCGGGCGGCGCGAGCCGATTCCGTTGCCGCTCAAGACCTCCTACGCGTGGGCGGCCGCCCGCTACGGCGGCGACGACCCGGTGGCCGAGGCCCGCTACCGGTGGAAGTCCAGCGACCGCTACCCAGGGGAGGACCAGGCGCCGGCGCATGTGCGGGCCTGGGGACGCGGTGCGCCGCTGGACGACCTGATGCAGCCGGTACGCCCGGGCGAGGAGTGCGACGGCGAGGACAACCGGCTCGGCACCTACGCGGCCCGGCTGTGGCTGCCGATGTTGCGGGCCGAGCGGACGACGGCGTGA
- a CDS encoding nitroreductase family protein, translating into MEAWDAICARRNVREYQPRAIAGEDLDRIVEAGWRAPSAKNRQPWDFVIVTDRTQLQELSTVWRGAGHIAGAPAAIAIVVPEPPDERRLVTDNYDVGQATMAMMIAATDLGIGAGHSSVGDQDKARAILGVPDGHLVAFLLGVGYPADRPLTPIRKPNRRPFTEVVHRGRW; encoded by the coding sequence ATGGAAGCTTGGGACGCGATCTGTGCGCGACGCAATGTGCGGGAGTACCAGCCGCGGGCGATTGCCGGGGAGGATCTGGACCGCATCGTGGAGGCCGGCTGGCGCGCGCCGTCGGCGAAGAACCGGCAGCCGTGGGACTTCGTCATCGTCACCGACCGGACCCAGCTGCAGGAGCTGTCCACGGTGTGGCGGGGCGCCGGCCACATCGCCGGGGCGCCGGCGGCGATCGCGATCGTGGTGCCCGAGCCGCCCGACGAGCGCCGGCTGGTCACCGACAACTACGACGTCGGCCAGGCCACCATGGCGATGATGATCGCGGCCACAGACCTGGGCATCGGGGCCGGGCATTCGTCGGTGGGGGATCAGGACAAGGCGCGCGCCATCCTCGGCGTGCCCGACGGTCATCTGGTGGCGTTCCTACTCGGGGTGGGCTATCCCGCCGATCGCCCGCTCACCCCGATCCGCAAGCCGAACCGCCGGCCGTTCACCGAGGTCGTGCACCGCGGCCGTTGGTGA
- a CDS encoding patatin-like phospholipase family protein has translation MTSKMEPAKPVDLVLSGGGVKFIGLVGAIVALMDAGYSIKRVSGVSAGSVVAAILAAGCHAGELTGAQVKELAFSVPLHKWRDAGPVPYLGAAWGLARDTSMYRGDVAHDWIRSELKNFGVSTFGDLVFDGDDLPDERRRRLVVTVADVTAAQLVRLPWDYRRLYGLDPDEQPVADAVRASMAIPFFYRPVKLARADGTACTLVDGGVLSNFPIDTFDRPDGRAPRWPTFGITVMPSPTEGIGAVMPALKPLRFLPQTALLESLLITMLAGHDQTHLSQPWVAARAIAVESTNVGVLDFDVPRSRLEELYDSGYAAAQAFLSTWDWQAYLDRFRYPGGRG, from the coding sequence GTGACGTCCAAGATGGAGCCGGCGAAGCCGGTGGACCTGGTGCTCTCCGGCGGCGGCGTCAAGTTCATCGGTCTGGTGGGTGCCATCGTGGCGCTGATGGATGCCGGCTATTCGATCAAAAGGGTCTCCGGGGTCTCGGCCGGCTCGGTGGTGGCGGCGATCCTGGCGGCCGGCTGCCACGCCGGCGAGCTGACCGGCGCGCAGGTCAAGGAACTCGCCTTCTCCGTCCCGCTGCACAAATGGCGCGACGCCGGGCCGGTGCCCTATCTGGGTGCGGCGTGGGGGCTGGCGCGGGACACCAGCATGTACCGCGGCGACGTCGCGCACGACTGGATTCGCAGCGAGCTGAAGAACTTCGGGGTCAGCACCTTCGGCGACCTTGTCTTCGACGGCGACGATCTGCCCGACGAGCGCCGCCGCCGGCTGGTGGTCACCGTGGCCGACGTCACCGCGGCCCAGCTGGTGCGGCTGCCGTGGGACTACCGGCGGCTCTACGGCCTGGACCCCGACGAGCAGCCGGTGGCCGACGCGGTGCGCGCCTCGATGGCCATCCCGTTCTTCTACCGGCCGGTCAAGCTGGCCAGAGCCGACGGGACCGCCTGCACCCTGGTCGACGGCGGGGTGTTGTCGAATTTCCCGATCGACACCTTCGACCGGCCCGACGGCCGGGCGCCGCGCTGGCCCACCTTCGGGATCACGGTCATGCCGAGCCCCACCGAGGGCATCGGTGCGGTGATGCCGGCCCTGAAACCGCTGCGCTTCTTGCCGCAGACGGCGCTGTTGGAAAGCCTGCTGATCACCATGCTGGCCGGCCACGACCAGACCCATCTCAGCCAGCCGTGGGTCGCCGCCCGAGCCATCGCGGTGGAATCGACGAACGTCGGCGTGCTCGACTTCGACGTCCCCAGGTCTCGCCTGGAAGAGCTGTACGACAGCGGCTACGCGGCCGCCCAGGCGTTCCTGTCGACCTGGGACTGGCAGGCCTACCTGGACCGGTTCCGGTATCCGGGCGGGCGCGGGTGA